Proteins encoded by one window of Enterobacter hormaechei subsp. xiangfangensis:
- the hpaA gene encoding 4-hydroxyphenylacetate catabolism regulatory protein HpaA, which produces MCQSPITNIDISKEYDESLGTDDVHYQSFARMAAFFGRDMQAHRHDQYFQMHFLDTGQIELQLDDHRYSVQAPLFVLTPPSVPHAFITESDSDGHVLTVREDLIWPLLEVLYPGTREAFGLPGICLSLADKPDELTALKHYWQLIARESTEQLPGREHTLVLLAQAVFTLLLRNAKLDDHASGGMRGELKLFQRFNQLTDAHYHEHWTVPEYASELHLTESRLTDICRRFANRSPKRLIFDRQLREARRLLLFSDSTVSEIAWQLGFKDPAYFARFFNRLTGCSPSAYRAQKVPVSPVPLTPALSQMERE; this is translated from the coding sequence ATGTGTCAGAGCCCCATCACAAACATCGATATCAGCAAGGAGTACGACGAAAGTCTGGGCACCGACGATGTGCACTACCAGTCGTTCGCCCGCATGGCGGCCTTTTTTGGCCGCGACATGCAGGCGCACCGCCACGACCAGTATTTTCAGATGCATTTTCTCGACACCGGGCAGATTGAGCTCCAGCTCGACGACCACCGTTACTCGGTGCAGGCACCGCTGTTCGTGCTGACGCCGCCGTCGGTGCCGCATGCGTTTATCACCGAATCCGACAGCGACGGCCACGTGCTGACGGTGCGCGAGGATCTCATCTGGCCGCTGTTAGAAGTGCTCTACCCGGGCACGCGGGAAGCGTTCGGCCTGCCGGGGATCTGCCTGTCGCTTGCCGACAAGCCTGATGAGCTGACGGCGCTGAAGCACTACTGGCAGCTGATTGCCCGGGAATCCACGGAACAGCTGCCCGGTCGCGAGCATACGCTGGTCCTGCTGGCGCAGGCCGTTTTTACCCTGCTGCTGCGCAACGCGAAGCTCGACGACCACGCGTCAGGCGGCATGCGCGGTGAGCTGAAGCTGTTTCAGCGCTTTAACCAGCTGACAGATGCTCATTACCACGAGCACTGGACGGTGCCGGAATACGCCAGCGAACTGCATCTCACCGAATCCCGCCTGACCGATATCTGTCGCCGCTTCGCCAACCGCTCGCCGAAACGGCTGATCTTCGACCGCCAGCTGCGGGAAGCCAGACGCCTGCTGCTGTTTTCCGACAGCACAGTGAGCGAAATTGCCTGGCAGCTGGGTTTTAAAGATCCGGCCTATTTCGCCCGTTTTTTTAACCGACTGACGGGGTGCTCACCCAGCGCGTACCGGGCGCAGAAAGTACCGGTGTCGCCTGTTCCCCTCACCCCTGCCCTCTCCCAGATGGAGAGAGAGTAA
- the hpaX gene encoding 4-hydroxyphenylacetate permease — translation MTTSTLHNKAVEHRVINKLFRRLIVFLFILFVFSFLDRINIGFAGLTMGKDLGLTSTMFGLAATLFYVTYVLCGIPSNIMLAKIGARRWIAGIMVVWGIASTCTMFATSPETLYVLRMLVGIAEAGFLPGILVYLTWWFPAYHRARANALFMIAMPVTMMLGSILSGYILAMDGLWNLKGWQWLFLLEGLPSVVLGVVTWFYLNDTPDQATWLDDDEKQALKTMIAREQELAIAHAATPRSTLREVLTPAVLLYTLAYFCLTNTLSAINIWTPQILQSFNTGSSNIVIGLLAAIPQFCTILGMIWWSRRSDRLKERKKHTILPYLFAAAGWMLASATDHSLIQLLGIIMASTGSFTAMAIFWTTPDQVISLQSRAVALAVINAIGNVGSAVSPLLIGLLRDATGSFSSGLWFVAGLLVVGALVLTRIPMTRRESLEREPDIAAQKIH, via the coding sequence ATGACGACCTCAACCCTGCACAATAAAGCTGTTGAACATCGCGTTATTAATAAGCTGTTCCGTCGTTTGATCGTGTTTCTTTTTATCCTGTTTGTCTTCTCGTTTCTCGATCGCATCAACATCGGCTTTGCCGGGCTGACGATGGGCAAAGATCTGGGCCTCACGTCGACCATGTTTGGCCTGGCCGCGACGCTGTTTTACGTGACCTACGTGCTGTGCGGGATCCCCAGCAACATCATGCTGGCGAAGATCGGCGCCCGCCGCTGGATCGCCGGGATCATGGTGGTGTGGGGCATCGCCTCTACCTGCACCATGTTCGCCACCAGCCCCGAAACGCTCTACGTCCTGCGCATGCTGGTGGGCATTGCCGAAGCCGGTTTCCTGCCGGGCATTCTGGTCTATCTCACCTGGTGGTTCCCGGCGTATCACCGCGCCCGCGCCAACGCGCTGTTTATGATCGCCATGCCGGTGACCATGATGCTCGGTTCGATCCTCTCCGGGTACATTCTGGCGATGGACGGACTGTGGAACCTTAAGGGCTGGCAGTGGCTGTTCCTGCTGGAGGGGCTGCCGTCGGTGGTGCTCGGCGTGGTGACCTGGTTCTACCTTAACGACACCCCGGATCAGGCCACCTGGCTGGATGATGACGAAAAGCAGGCACTCAAAACGATGATCGCCCGCGAGCAGGAGCTGGCCATTGCGCATGCCGCCACGCCGCGATCGACGCTGCGCGAGGTGCTGACGCCCGCCGTGCTGCTCTACACGCTGGCCTACTTCTGCCTGACGAATACGCTGAGCGCGATCAACATCTGGACGCCGCAGATCCTGCAAAGCTTCAACACCGGCAGCAGCAATATCGTGATTGGCCTGCTGGCGGCGATCCCGCAGTTTTGCACCATCCTCGGGATGATCTGGTGGAGCCGCCGCTCCGACAGGCTGAAAGAGCGAAAAAAGCACACCATCCTGCCGTATCTGTTTGCAGCGGCGGGATGGATGCTGGCCTCGGCGACCGATCACAGCCTGATCCAGCTGCTTGGCATCATCATGGCCTCAACCGGATCGTTTACCGCCATGGCGATATTCTGGACCACGCCGGATCAGGTTATTAGCCTGCAATCCCGCGCGGTGGCGCTGGCGGTGATCAACGCCATCGGCAACGTCGGGTCTGCCGTCAGCCCATTGCTGATAGGTCTTTTGCGCGACGCGACCGGCAGCTTCAGCTCGGGACTGTGGTTCGTGGCAGGTCTGCTGGTGGTGGGCGCGCTGGTGCTGACGCGCATTCCGATGACGCGCCGGGAAAGCCTTGAGCGTGAGCCGGACATCGCGGCGCAAAAGATCCACTGA
- the hpaI gene encoding 4-hydroxy-2-oxoheptanedioate aldolase — MQNAFKAALKAGRPQIGLWLGLTSSYSAELLAGAGFDWLLIDGEHAPNSVQTILTQLQAIAPYPSQPVVRPSWNDPVQIKQLLDVGAQTLLVPMVQNADEARLAVSGTRYPPAGIRGVGSALARASRWNRIPEYLHQANDAMCVLVQIETREALKNLPQILDVEGVDGVFIGPADLSADMGFAGNPQHPEVQAAIEQAIAQILSAGKAPGILMANEQLAKRYLELGALFVAVGVDTTLLARSAEALAARFTDVTTAVDNNKSVY, encoded by the coding sequence ATGCAAAACGCATTCAAAGCGGCGCTGAAGGCGGGCCGTCCGCAAATCGGGTTATGGCTGGGGCTGACCAGCAGCTACAGCGCTGAGCTACTGGCCGGGGCCGGTTTTGACTGGCTGCTGATCGACGGAGAGCACGCGCCGAACAGCGTGCAAACCATCCTGACTCAGCTACAGGCCATCGCCCCTTATCCCAGCCAGCCGGTGGTGCGCCCGTCGTGGAACGATCCGGTGCAGATCAAGCAGCTGCTGGACGTGGGGGCGCAAACCCTGCTGGTGCCGATGGTGCAAAACGCCGACGAAGCCCGTCTGGCGGTCAGCGGCACCCGCTATCCGCCTGCCGGCATTCGCGGCGTCGGCAGCGCGCTGGCGCGGGCGTCGCGCTGGAACCGCATCCCGGAGTATCTGCATCAGGCTAACGACGCCATGTGCGTGCTGGTGCAAATCGAAACTCGCGAGGCGCTGAAAAACCTGCCGCAGATCCTGGACGTGGAAGGGGTGGACGGCGTGTTTATCGGCCCTGCGGATCTGAGCGCCGACATGGGCTTCGCCGGTAATCCGCAGCACCCGGAGGTGCAGGCCGCCATAGAGCAGGCGATCGCCCAAATCCTCAGCGCGGGTAAAGCCCCCGGCATCCTGATGGCGAACGAGCAACTGGCAAAACGTTATCTTGAACTCGGCGCGCTGTTTGTCGCGGTCGGCGTGGATACCACCCTGCTCGCCCGCAGCGCCGAAGCGCTGGCGGCCCGCTTTACCGATGTCACCACAGCAGTTGATAACAATAAATCCGTCTACTAA
- the hpaH gene encoding 2-oxo-hept-4-ene-1,7-dioate hydratase, producing MLDKHTHTLIAHRLHQAEQSREQIRAISLEYPEITIEDAYAVQREWVSLKIAEGRVLKGHKIGLTSKAMQASSQISEPDYGALLDDMFFHDGSDIPVDRFIVPRIEVELAFVLAKPLRGPNCTIFDVYNATDYIIPALELIDARCHNVDPETQRPRKVFDTISDNAANAGVILGGRPIKPDELDLRWISALLYRNGVIEETGVAAGVLNHPANGVAWLANKLAPYDVQLEPGQIILGGSFTRPVAASRGDTFHVDYGNMGSISCRFV from the coding sequence ATGCTCGACAAACACACCCATACCCTGATCGCCCACCGTCTGCATCAGGCGGAACAATCCCGGGAGCAGATCCGCGCGATCTCGCTGGAGTATCCGGAGATCACCATTGAAGACGCCTACGCCGTCCAGCGCGAATGGGTGAGCCTGAAAATTGCCGAAGGCCGCGTGCTGAAAGGCCACAAGATCGGCCTTACCTCCAAAGCGATGCAGGCCAGCTCGCAGATCAGCGAGCCGGACTACGGCGCGCTGCTGGACGATATGTTCTTCCACGACGGCAGCGACATCCCCGTGGATCGCTTTATCGTCCCGCGCATCGAAGTGGAGCTGGCCTTCGTGCTGGCAAAACCGCTGCGCGGCCCGAACTGCACGATCTTCGACGTCTACAACGCCACGGATTACATCATCCCCGCCCTGGAGCTGATCGACGCCCGCTGCCATAACGTTGACCCGGAAACCCAGCGCCCGCGCAAGGTGTTCGACACCATCTCCGATAACGCCGCCAACGCGGGCGTGATCCTCGGCGGCCGCCCGATTAAACCCGACGAGCTGGATCTGCGCTGGATCTCCGCCCTGCTTTACCGCAACGGCGTGATCGAAGAGACCGGGGTCGCCGCAGGCGTGCTTAACCACCCGGCGAACGGCGTGGCGTGGCTGGCGAACAAACTCGCGCCATACGACGTGCAGCTTGAGCCAGGGCAAATCATCCTCGGCGGCTCGTTTACCCGCCCGGTTGCCGCCAGCAGAGGCGACACCTTCCACGTCGACTACGGCAACATGGGCTCGATTAGCTGCCGCTTTGTGTAA
- a CDS encoding 5-carboxymethyl-2-hydroxymuconate Delta-isomerase translates to MPHFIAECTNNIREQADLPGLFAKVNEALAATGIFPLGGIRSRAHWLDTWQMADGKHDYAFVHMTLKIGAGRSLESREEVGEMLFALIKTHFAELMAGRYLALSFELDELHPTLNYKQNNVHALFK, encoded by the coding sequence ATGCCGCACTTTATTGCTGAATGTACCAACAACATCCGCGAGCAAGCCGACCTGCCGGGTCTGTTCGCCAAAGTGAACGAGGCGCTCGCCGCCACGGGGATCTTCCCGCTCGGCGGTATCCGCAGCCGCGCCCACTGGCTGGATACCTGGCAGATGGCCGACGGTAAGCACGATTACGCCTTTGTGCATATGACGCTGAAGATCGGCGCGGGGCGCAGCCTGGAAAGCCGGGAAGAGGTCGGTGAAATGCTGTTTGCGCTGATCAAAACGCACTTCGCAGAGCTAATGGCGGGCCGATATCTGGCGCTCTCGTTCGAGCTGGACGAGCTGCACCCGACGCTTAATTACAAGCAAAACAACGTGCACGCGTTGTTTAAATAA
- the hpaD gene encoding 3,4-dihydroxyphenylacetate 2,3-dioxygenase has protein sequence MGKLALAAKITHVPSMYLSELPGKNHGCRQGAIDGHKEISKRCRELGVDTIIVFDTHWLVNSAYHINCADHFSGVYTSNELPHFIRDMTYDYDGNPELGQLIADEAVKLGVRAKAHNIPSLKLEYGTLVPMRYMNADKHFKVVSISAFCTVHDFADSRRLGEAIISAIEKYDGTVAVLASGSLSHRFIDDQRAEEGMNSYTREFDRQMDERVVKLWREGQFKEFCSMLPEYADYCYGEGNMHDTVMLLGMLGWDKYDGKVEFLTELFASSGTGQVNAVFPLPA, from the coding sequence ATGGGAAAATTAGCGTTAGCGGCAAAAATCACCCACGTGCCGTCAATGTATCTCTCTGAACTGCCGGGCAAAAACCACGGCTGCCGCCAGGGCGCCATCGATGGGCATAAAGAGATCAGCAAGCGCTGCCGCGAGCTGGGCGTGGATACCATTATCGTCTTCGACACCCACTGGCTGGTGAACAGCGCGTATCACATCAACTGCGCGGACCATTTCTCAGGCGTCTACACCAGCAACGAGCTGCCGCATTTTATTCGCGACATGACCTACGACTACGACGGCAACCCGGAACTCGGCCAGCTGATTGCCGACGAAGCGGTGAAGCTTGGCGTTCGCGCCAAGGCGCACAACATCCCGAGCCTCAAGCTGGAGTACGGCACGCTGGTGCCGATGCGCTACATGAACGCGGATAAGCACTTCAAAGTGGTCTCCATCTCGGCGTTCTGCACGGTTCACGACTTCGCCGACAGCCGCAGGCTGGGCGAGGCCATCATCAGCGCCATCGAAAAATACGACGGCACCGTGGCGGTGCTCGCCAGCGGCTCGCTGTCGCACCGCTTTATCGACGACCAGCGCGCGGAGGAAGGGATGAACAGCTACACCCGCGAGTTTGATCGCCAGATGGACGAGCGCGTGGTGAAGCTGTGGCGCGAGGGGCAGTTCAAGGAGTTTTGCAGCATGCTGCCGGAGTACGCCGACTACTGCTACGGCGAGGGCAACATGCACGACACGGTGATGCTGCTGGGGATGCTCGGCTGGGACAAATACGACGGTAAGGTGGAGTTTCTCACCGAGCTGTTCGCCAGCTCCGGCACCGGCCAGGTCAACGCCGTTTTCCCGCTGCCCGCCTAA
- the hpaE gene encoding 5-carboxymethyl-2-hydroxymuconate semialdehyde dehydrogenase, producing the protein MKKINHWINGKNVAGSEYFQTTNPASGEVLAEVASGGEAEIHQAVAAAKEAFPKWANLPMKERARLMRRLGDLIDQNVPDIAAMETADTGLPIHQTKNVLIPRASHNFEFFAEVCQQMNGKTYPVDDKMLNYTLVQPVGVCALVSPWNVPFMTATWKVAPCLALGNTAVLKMSELSPLTADRLGELALEAGIPAGVLNVVQGYGATAGDALVRHHDVRAVSFTGGTATGRNIMKNAGLKKYSMELGGKSPVLIFEDADIERALDAALFTIFSINGERCTAGSRIFIQQSIYPEFVKRFAERANRLRVGDPTNPNTQIGALISQQHWEKVSGYIRLGIEEGATLLAGGPDKPTDLPAHLKGGNFLRPTVLADVDNRMRVAQEEIFGPVACLLPFKDEAEGLRLANDVEYGLASYIWTQDVSKVLRLARNIEAGMVFVNTQNVRDLRQPFGGVKASGTGREGGEYSFEVFAEMKNVCISMGDHPIPKWGI; encoded by the coding sequence ATGAAAAAGATTAACCACTGGATCAACGGGAAAAACGTCGCCGGAAGTGAGTACTTCCAAACCACTAACCCGGCCTCCGGCGAGGTGCTGGCTGAAGTAGCCTCCGGGGGCGAAGCCGAAATCCATCAGGCCGTTGCCGCCGCCAAAGAGGCGTTCCCGAAATGGGCCAACCTGCCGATGAAGGAGCGTGCGCGCCTGATGCGTCGCCTGGGGGATCTGATTGACCAGAACGTGCCGGACATTGCCGCGATGGAGACCGCCGACACCGGCCTGCCGATCCACCAGACCAAAAACGTGCTCATTCCGCGCGCCTCGCACAACTTCGAGTTCTTCGCCGAGGTGTGCCAGCAGATGAACGGCAAAACCTACCCGGTCGACGACAAGATGCTCAACTACACCCTGGTGCAGCCGGTGGGTGTCTGCGCGCTGGTGTCGCCGTGGAACGTGCCGTTTATGACCGCCACCTGGAAGGTCGCGCCCTGTCTCGCGCTGGGTAACACCGCGGTGCTGAAGATGTCTGAACTCTCCCCGCTGACCGCCGACCGTCTGGGCGAGCTGGCCCTCGAAGCGGGCATTCCGGCGGGCGTGCTCAACGTGGTGCAGGGCTATGGCGCCACGGCTGGCGACGCGCTGGTGCGTCATCATGACGTGCGCGCCGTCTCCTTCACCGGCGGCACCGCCACCGGGCGTAACATCATGAAAAACGCCGGGCTGAAGAAGTATTCTATGGAACTGGGCGGCAAATCTCCGGTGCTGATTTTTGAAGACGCGGACATCGAGCGCGCGCTGGACGCCGCCCTGTTCACCATCTTCTCCATCAACGGCGAACGCTGCACCGCCGGCTCGCGCATCTTCATACAGCAGAGCATCTACCCGGAGTTCGTCAAACGCTTTGCCGAGCGCGCCAACCGCCTGCGCGTGGGCGACCCGACCAATCCGAACACCCAGATTGGCGCGCTCATCAGCCAGCAGCACTGGGAAAAAGTCTCCGGCTATATCCGCCTCGGCATTGAAGAGGGGGCAACCCTGCTGGCGGGCGGCCCGGACAAACCGACCGATCTGCCTGCGCACCTGAAAGGCGGCAACTTCCTGCGCCCGACCGTGCTGGCGGATGTCGATAACCGCATGCGCGTGGCGCAGGAAGAGATCTTCGGGCCGGTGGCCTGCCTGCTGCCGTTTAAGGACGAAGCGGAAGGCCTGCGCCTGGCGAACGACGTGGAGTATGGCCTGGCGTCGTACATCTGGACCCAGGACGTCAGCAAGGTGCTGCGTCTGGCGCGCAACATCGAAGCGGGCATGGTGTTCGTCAACACCCAGAACGTGCGCGACCTGCGCCAGCCGTTTGGCGGCGTGAAGGCCTCCGGCACCGGGCGCGAAGGCGGCGAGTACAGCTTCGAGGTCTTCGCGGAGATGAAGAACGTGTGCATCTCCATGGGCGACCATCCGATTCCAAAGTGGGGGATCTGA
- the hpaG gene encoding 4-hydroxyphenylacetate degradation bifunctional isomerase/decarboxylase, with translation MKGTVFAVALNHQSQRAAWAEAFEKAPYNAPPKTAVWFIKPHNTVIRAGEPIPFPQGETVLSGATVALVVGKTASKVRVEEAAAYIASYALANEISLPEESFYRPAIKAKCRDGFCPLGEPVAVDNVDNLTIITEINGREADHWNTADLHRNAAELLSALSEFATLNPGDAILLGTPQSRVEIRPGDRVRILAEGFPPLENPVVVERDVTIASRTPPHATLFALGLNYADHASELDFKPPTEPLVFIKAPNTFNGDNQTSVRPNNIEYMHYEAELVVVIGKTARKVSEAEAMDYVAGYTVCNDYAIRDYLENYYRPNLRVKSRDGLTPISPNVVPKEAIPDPHNLRLRTYVNGELRQEGTTADLIFSIPFLIAYLSDFMTLQPGDMIATGTPKGLSDVVPGDEVVVEVEGVGRLVNRIVSEETAK, from the coding sequence ATGAAAGGTACTGTTTTTGCCGTAGCGCTAAACCACCAAAGCCAGCGTGCAGCCTGGGCTGAGGCGTTTGAAAAAGCCCCCTATAACGCGCCGCCAAAAACGGCGGTGTGGTTTATCAAGCCACATAACACCGTTATTCGCGCAGGCGAGCCGATTCCCTTCCCACAGGGAGAAACCGTGTTAAGCGGCGCAACGGTGGCGCTGGTGGTGGGCAAAACCGCCAGCAAAGTCCGCGTTGAAGAGGCGGCGGCGTACATCGCTAGCTACGCGCTGGCCAACGAAATCAGCCTGCCGGAAGAGAGCTTCTACCGTCCGGCGATCAAGGCCAAATGTCGGGATGGATTTTGCCCGCTCGGCGAACCTGTCGCCGTTGATAACGTGGACAACCTGACCATCATCACCGAGATCAACGGTCGCGAAGCGGACCACTGGAACACGGCCGATCTGCACCGCAACGCCGCCGAACTGCTGAGCGCGCTGAGCGAATTTGCCACCCTGAACCCCGGCGATGCGATATTGCTCGGTACCCCACAAAGCCGTGTCGAAATTCGCCCGGGCGATCGGGTACGCATTCTGGCAGAGGGATTTCCGCCGCTGGAAAACCCGGTGGTAGTGGAACGCGACGTTACCATTGCTTCGCGCACGCCGCCGCACGCCACGCTGTTCGCACTCGGCCTGAACTACGCCGATCACGCCAGCGAGCTGGACTTCAAACCGCCTACCGAGCCGCTGGTGTTTATCAAAGCGCCGAACACCTTTAATGGCGACAACCAGACCTCGGTGCGCCCAAACAACATTGAATACATGCATTACGAAGCCGAGCTGGTGGTGGTCATCGGTAAAACCGCGCGTAAGGTCAGCGAAGCCGAGGCGATGGACTATGTTGCGGGCTACACGGTGTGCAACGACTACGCCATCCGCGATTATCTCGAAAACTACTATCGCCCAAACCTGCGGGTGAAAAGCCGCGACGGGCTGACCCCCATCAGCCCGAACGTGGTGCCAAAAGAAGCCATCCCTGACCCGCACAACCTTCGTCTTCGCACCTACGTTAACGGTGAACTGCGTCAGGAAGGCACCACCGCCGATCTCATTTTCAGCATCCCATTCCTGATTGCGTATCTGAGCGATTTCATGACCCTGCAACCGGGCGACATGATTGCCACCGGCACGCCGAAGGGGCTGTCCGACGTGGTACCGGGCGATGAAGTGGTGGTGGAAGTGGAGGGCGTAGGCCGTCTGGTAAACCGAATTGTCAGTGAGGAGACTGCAAAATGA
- the hpaR gene encoding homoprotocatechuate degradation operon regulator HpaR, with translation MHDSLTIALLQAREAAMGYFRPIVKRHNLTEQQWRIVRVLAEHPSMDFHDLAFRTCILRPSLTGILTRMERDGLVLRLKPVNDQRKLYVSLTKEGNALYQRAQAQVEEAYQQIEAEYTPEKMTQLTALLEEFIELGNRHIAARDEE, from the coding sequence ATGCATGACTCATTAACCATCGCGCTGTTGCAGGCGCGTGAAGCGGCGATGGGCTACTTCCGCCCGATAGTGAAGCGGCATAATCTGACCGAGCAGCAGTGGCGTATCGTCCGCGTGCTGGCCGAGCATCCCTCCATGGATTTTCACGATCTGGCGTTCCGCACCTGCATTTTGCGCCCAAGCCTGACCGGCATTCTGACGCGGATGGAGCGCGACGGTCTGGTGCTGCGCTTAAAGCCGGTGAATGACCAGCGCAAGCTGTACGTATCGCTGACGAAAGAAGGCAACGCGCTGTACCAGCGTGCTCAGGCTCAGGTGGAAGAGGCGTACCAGCAGATTGAGGCGGAATATACCCCGGAGAAGATGACGCAGCTCACGGCGCTGCTGGAAGAATTTATTGAACTTGGAAACCGACATATTGCCGCGCGGGACGAAGAGTAA
- the tsr gene encoding methyl-accepting chemotaxis protein translates to MLNRIKIVTSLLLVLAIFGLLQLTSGGLFFNALKHDKENFTILQTIRQQQSTLNGSWVALLQTRNTLNRAGIRYMMDQNNIGSGSTVAELMQIASASLKQAEKNWADYEALPRDPRQSDAAALEIKRNYDIYHGALAELIQLLGAGKINEFFDQPTQSYQDGFEKQYVTYLQQNDALYQTAVEDSNSSYRQAIWVLISVLAAVLVVIVAVWLGIRQALISPLNRLIDSIRHIASGDLVKRIDVEGSNEMGELADSLRHMQGELVRTVGDVRNGANAIYSGASEISMGNNDLSSRTEQQAASLEETAASMEQLTATVKQNAENARQASNLALSASETAQKGGKVVDNVVQTMRDIAGSSQKIADIISVIDGIAFQTNILALNAAVEAARAGEQGRGFAVVAGEVRNLAQRSAQAAREIKSLIEDSVGRVEIGSTLVESAGETMGEIVNAVTRVTDIMGEIASASDEQSRGIDQVGLAVAEMDRVTQQNASLVEESAAAAAALEEQASRLTQAVAVFRIQQEQMKAREFASAKSVAAPVVARKPATADAGDNWETF, encoded by the coding sequence ATGTTAAATCGTATCAAGATTGTCACCAGCTTACTGCTGGTTTTAGCGATATTTGGCCTTTTACAACTCACATCCGGTGGTCTTTTCTTCAATGCCCTGAAGCATGACAAAGAGAATTTCACCATCCTGCAAACCATTCGCCAGCAACAATCCACCCTGAACGGTAGCTGGGTGGCGCTGCTGCAAACCCGTAACACTCTGAACCGCGCGGGTATCCGCTATATGATGGATCAGAACAATATCGGTAGCGGCTCAACCGTCGCCGAGCTGATGCAAATTGCCTCTGCGTCTCTGAAACAGGCGGAAAAAAACTGGGCGGATTACGAAGCGCTGCCGCGCGACCCGCGTCAGAGCGACGCTGCGGCACTGGAAATCAAACGTAATTACGATATCTACCACGGCGCGCTGGCCGAGCTGATCCAGCTGCTGGGGGCGGGCAAGATCAATGAGTTCTTCGACCAGCCGACCCAGAGCTATCAGGATGGCTTTGAGAAGCAGTACGTCACCTATCTGCAACAGAACGACGCGCTGTATCAGACCGCGGTTGAAGACAGCAACAGTTCTTACCGCCAGGCTATCTGGGTGCTGATTAGCGTGCTGGCTGCGGTGCTGGTGGTGATTGTTGCCGTCTGGCTGGGTATTCGTCAGGCGCTGATTTCGCCGCTGAACCGTCTGATTGACAGCATTCGTCATATCGCCAGCGGCGACCTGGTGAAGCGCATCGATGTGGAAGGCTCCAACGAGATGGGGGAACTGGCTGACTCCCTGCGCCACATGCAGGGCGAGCTGGTGCGTACCGTGGGTGACGTGCGTAACGGCGCAAACGCCATTTACAGCGGTGCGAGCGAAATCTCGATGGGCAATAACGATCTCTCATCCCGTACCGAACAGCAGGCTGCCTCTCTGGAAGAGACCGCCGCCAGCATGGAACAGCTGACTGCCACCGTGAAGCAGAACGCCGAGAACGCCCGTCAGGCGAGCAACCTGGCCCTGAGCGCGTCTGAAACCGCGCAGAAAGGCGGCAAGGTGGTGGATAACGTGGTGCAGACCATGCGCGATATCGCCGGCAGTTCGCAGAAAATCGCCGATATCATCAGCGTGATCGACGGGATTGCCTTCCAGACCAATATTCTGGCGCTGAACGCGGCGGTAGAAGCGGCGCGTGCGGGCGAGCAGGGCCGCGGCTTTGCGGTGGTTGCAGGTGAAGTCCGAAACCTGGCGCAGCGCAGCGCCCAGGCGGCCCGTGAGATCAAGAGTCTGATTGAAGACTCCGTGGGGCGCGTGGAAATTGGTTCAACGCTGGTGGAAAGCGCGGGTGAAACCATGGGTGAGATCGTGAATGCGGTAACGCGCGTGACGGACATCATGGGCGAAATCGCGTCTGCGTCTGACGAGCAGAGCCGCGGTATCGACCAGGTTGGGCTGGCGGTGGCTGAGATGGATCGCGTGACCCAGCAGAACGCCTCGCTGGTGGAAGAGTCTGCGGCGGCGGCCGCGGCACTGGAAGAGCAGGCGAGCCGTCTGACGCAGGCTGTTGCGGTGTTCCGTATTCAGCAGGAACAGATGAAGGCGCGCGAGTTCGCCTCCGCGAAAAGCGTTGCCGCTCCGGTAGTGGCGCGTAAACCGGCGACCGCAGATGCGGGCGATAACTGGGAAACGTTCTGA
- a CDS encoding GNAT family N-acetyltransferase, with protein MTAFTLRPTRIDDVAALPAIERAAGQRFRDVPALAWLADNEVICVEDHLGYAGRGLSWLALADDRPVGFILAEAHPSSLFIVELSVHLDRQGRGLGRQLIARAAAHARSLGLNSLTLTTFRDVPWNAPFYRRLGFEMLTTLTPELRQKREEETAHGLAYGSRCAMRLPL; from the coding sequence ATGACGGCGTTCACCCTTCGCCCGACGCGCATCGACGACGTCGCTGCCCTGCCCGCCATCGAACGTGCGGCGGGGCAGCGGTTTCGCGACGTTCCTGCGCTGGCCTGGCTGGCAGACAATGAGGTTATTTGTGTTGAAGATCACCTCGGTTACGCCGGACGCGGATTGAGCTGGCTGGCGCTGGCTGACGACAGGCCTGTGGGCTTTATTCTCGCCGAAGCTCATCCATCGTCACTGTTTATTGTGGAACTGTCGGTTCACCTGGACCGGCAGGGACGAGGTCTCGGACGCCAGTTAATCGCCCGTGCCGCCGCGCATGCCCGCAGTCTGGGGCTGAACTCGCTGACGTTAACGACGTTTCGTGATGTCCCGTGGAATGCGCCCTTCTACAGGCGATTAGGGTTTGAAATGCTGACGACGCTGACGCCGGAACTGCGCCAGAAACGCGAGGAAGAGACGGCGCACGGTTTAGCGTATGGTTCCCGCTGCGCCATGCGCCTGCCTCTGTAA